The DNA sequence GGCGGCCCAGCCGGAAAATGCACGATGGGCTGCAGATACTGCGACATTCGCATCGGCCGCGGTGCCGGCAGCAGCCCTCGCATACAACGCGTCGTTGTAGGGATTGCGGACATCGAAGGTCGCGCCACCGGCGGCGGTAGTCCACTGCCCGTTGATGTAGTGCCGGTAAGTGTGTGCGGCTGTTACTTCATCGATTCCTGACGAGGCCGCGGTTGACTCGGTGATAGACATCAGTCTTCCTCTCTTCGTGGAGTGGAAGGGACTCGTGAAGCCCTCGTGTGCAGAGGGTGGCAACGGTGCGCTCGGCACGCAGGTCACCAATCGCCTCGGTTACGTGCGAGCACAGGGCAGACATCGACGGAGCCGGCGGGTGCGGCATCTGCCACCCAGGTGCCCGCCGGTCTCGTGCCATGACTGCGAAATCGTCGTTGCGGTCATCACGTCCCTTCCCGGTTGATGGGTTCCGTCAACCTGGTTTTAGGGTCTGCCGGCGGCAACGATTAGTCCAACAGATTCTGACGATGACGGTAATCTATGACGTCGATGGAACTTCGCCAGCTGGAGCATTTCGTTGCCCTCGCGGAGGAGTTGCACTTCACCCGCGCCGCGGGGCGGGTCCATATCGTGCAGTCCGCCCTCTCGACCTCGATCCGGACGCTGGAGCGAGAACTCGGCGCGACCCTCGTCACGCGATCGGCCAAGCAGGTCCGCCTCACCGATGCCGGACAGGCGTTCCTGACGGAGGCCAGGCGGACTCTCGCCGCGGCCGATGCCGCACGGAATGCGGTCGCGTTGGTAGGAGGAGTCCTCACCGGAACCTTGTCGGTCGGCTATATGCCCGCACCGAACAGCTTCGACCTGCCGGGATTGCTGAACCGTTTCCACCGGGCCCATCCGGGCGTCAACCTTCGACTTCGCAACGTTCCCAGTACGGAATTGATCGAGCAAGTTCGCAGGCACGCTCTTGATCTCGCCTTCGTGTCTTCCCCCGTCCCGCCACCGCGCGCCGTACAGATCGATACCCTGATCAGGTCGCCCATGCCGTTGGCTTGCCCCGTCGGCCATCGACTGGCGGCCAAGACCCGTATCGAGCTCGGCGATCTCACACCCGAGATCTTCATCGATTTCGTCTCGGGGTGGGGTACGCGCGTGGCCACCGACCAGCTGTTCAGCCAAGCCGGGCTGCATCGCTCGATTGCCTTCGAGGTCAACGACATCCCGCTCTGTATCAAGCTTGTCGAACAAGGACTGGGAATCGCTTTCGTTCCGCCGGAGGTCGCCGAGGCGAATCCTCAGCTGCACTATCTGACAGTCGACCCGGCTCCCGTCTGGCATATCGGCGTGGCACACCAGCAACGCCAGCAGATGTCCGCGGCCGGGAGGACGATGCTTGACCTCATCGAGACGTCTTTGTCCCCAGACCTTCGTTCACGAAACGGGTAGCCACCGTTGGTCGAAGGACCAGTGACCGAAAAAGGCGAGCGGTGCAGTCGTGGTCCTTCCGCCGGACGACTTGGACCGTCATCGCCGGCTGGGAACGACCCGAGCCCGTCGAACTCGAGCATCTGGACGTCGGTCACCCAGCCGTTGTCGCGGCAGTCAAGAGCCTCAACCGGGGGTTACCAGTACGGACTGCCGGATTGCCCTGGGCTGGAGCCAGATTGCCCATAGGGGTCGACCATCACAGGGTCATCGATGCCCGCCAGCAGCGGCGTCGTGCTGCAACCCGCTAGGAACCGAATGCGACGGGCATCCAGTTGCGAGGAGGCGACGGGCGATC is a window from the Mycolicibacterium litorale genome containing:
- a CDS encoding LysR family transcriptional regulator, yielding MTSMELRQLEHFVALAEELHFTRAAGRVHIVQSALSTSIRTLERELGATLVTRSAKQVRLTDAGQAFLTEARRTLAAADAARNAVALVGGVLTGTLSVGYMPAPNSFDLPGLLNRFHRAHPGVNLRLRNVPSTELIEQVRRHALDLAFVSSPVPPPRAVQIDTLIRSPMPLACPVGHRLAAKTRIELGDLTPEIFIDFVSGWGTRVATDQLFSQAGLHRSIAFEVNDIPLCIKLVEQGLGIAFVPPEVAEANPQLHYLTVDPAPVWHIGVAHQQRQQMSAAGRTMLDLIETSLSPDLRSRNG